The genome window TTTGGCAAACCCTCAACAAAGACAAGCCTGAATGTTAAAATCATGACTCGATTTGATTGAAGATTTGCCAATTGAGCGATTTATAACGTTTTTTTAACGTTCTATTTCGATCGCGCTAATACCCTATTGAACGGTGATTGTACCTGACATTCCCGCACCGCGGTGAGGTTGGCAGTAGTAAGAATATTCGCCTTTAGGCGCGTCGCTGGCGAAGGAAACTGTTGCAGAATCGCCTTTGGAGAACATGAGCTGATCTTTGGACAAAGACTTTGCAAATCCGGCATCTCCACCCGGTACTTTATCGAAAACCGCATTATGAGGCGGAACGGAATTAATTTGGAATTGAACGCTGTCGCCCGGTTTAACCGTCACATTGCTAGGGACAAACTGCAACATTCCATTGTCTGCGCCCATTTTGATCGTGTATGTCTCGGCGGCGG of Lusitaniella coriacea LEGE 07157 contains these proteins:
- the petE gene encoding plastocyanin encodes the protein MKFHAKIWQKLSLFLSVVVLVVASFAVSASPAAAETYTIKMGADNGMLQFVPSNVTVKPGDSVQFQINSVPPHNAVFDKVPGGDAGFAKSLSKDQLMFSKGDSATVSFASDAPKGEYSYYCQPHRGAGMSGTITVQ